Sequence from the Chrysiogenia bacterium genome:
GGGATTTCAGCGACTTCGAATTCTCCAATCCGTTTGCCGCCGACGCGGCGATGCGGGTGCTGGTCTCGACGGCGCTTTCGATCGGCATCATTCTTTTCCTGATGAGCTACCTGCCGGCAAAGAAGGCGCCCGGCGCGCTCGTACTGGCCCACGTGGAGTCGGGCGATGCGGGCTACCGCTCCCACGAACATGAGGTCACCCACGGCGATCTGGTCGGCATGGAGGGCGAGGCGCTCAGCCCGCTGCGCCCCAGCGGGCGCGCGCGCCTGAATGGGCGGCGCGTCGATGTCGAGAGCGAGGGCGAATTCATCGACAAGGGTGATCGGGTGCGCGTCTTGCGTGTGCAACCCGGAAAAGTCATCGTACGCAAGGTCTGAAACGGGAGAACATCGACGACATGCCTGAAGGTCTGCTGCCAATCATCTCGCTGCTGGTGCTGGCTTACCTGCTCCTGCTGGCCGAGCTGTTTGTACCCGGCGGCATTCTGGGGATCATCGGGTTCGGCCTGATCGTCTACGCGGTCACGCTGGCATTCGAGATCAGCACTTACTGGGGCGTGGGCACGATTCTCTTCAGCCTGTTCGTCACCATCGCCGGCGTCGTGGCCTTTGCGCGCTCCAAGACCGCGCGCCGGCTCATGCTCTCGGACACCGACGGGAAGACCTGGAAATCCTCGGCCGAGGAGCTCCCGGAGTTGCTCGGAAAGACCGGCGTTACGGTCTCGAAGCTGCGCCCGGCGGGCGTGGCCGATTTCGGCGGCGTTCGCGTCGATGTGATTTCCGACAGCGAATTTCTGGAGGCAGGCACCCCCATCCGGGTTTGCCTCGTCGAGGGCAATCGTGTTGTCGTGGAAGCCGCGGAAGCTCTAGCCCCCGAGGGCGAGACGTCCGCAACCGGGGGTGCCTGAGAAGAGGCGCCTGAAAAGAGTAACAACCGCGCCCGCATGAAATGACGGGCGCACAACTTCGCACTCCAAAGAGGGGGAGTCATCATGGCCCCGGCACTGATCGGTTTGTTCATCGGAATCTTCGCGTTCTTTTTTATCTTCAGTTACCTGATCCCGCTTCGCCTGTGGCTGGCCGCGTGGTTCAGCGGTGCCTACGTTCCGCTCAGCGCGCTGATCGGGATGCGCTTCCGCCGCGTGCCGCCCAAGGTGGTGGTCGAACCGCGCATCAGTGCAATCAAGGCAGGGCTGCAGATGCCCAGTTCCGCGCTCGAAGCGCACTTCCTGGCCGGCGGCAATGTCTACAACGTCGTCAACGCCCTCATCAGCGCCGACAAGGCCGGCATCAAGCTGACCTTTGAACGTGCGGCCGCCATCGACCTGGCCGGGCGCGACGTGCTCGAGGCCGTGAAGATGAGCGTCAATCCCAAGGTCATCACCACCCCGGTGGTAGCCGCCGTGGCCAAGGACGGCATCCAGCTCAAGGCCATCAGCCGCGTCACCGTGCGCGCGAACATCGACCGCCTGGTGGGCGGCGCCGGCGAGGAAACCATCATGGCCCGCGTGGGCGAGGGAATCGTGACCACGATTGGTTCGGCCGATTCCCACAAACGCGTGCTGGAAAACCCCGATCTGATCTCCAAGCGGGTGCTGGAGAAGGGCCTCGACTCGGGCACCGCTTTCGAGATTCTCTCCATCGACATCGCCGATGTGGATGTGGGCAAGAACATTGGCGCCGAGCTGCAGACCGACCAGGCCGAGGCCGACAAGAAGGTCGCCCAGGCCAAGGCCGAGTCGCGCCGCGCGATGGCCGTCGCCGAAGAGCAGGAAATGAAGGCGCGCGCGCAGGAGATGAAGGCCAAGCTCATCGAGGCCGAAGCGCAAGTGCCGCTGGCCATGGCCGAGGCCTTCCGCAGCGGCAATCTGGGGATCATGGACTACTACCGGATGAAGAATGTCGCCGCCGACACCAGCATGCGGCAGTCCATCTCCGACCAGAGCACAAAGCAGACGAACAAGCCTGAAGGCGAATAGGTCCGCACCATGAGCACGGAGCTTTTCCAACGCGCCGACGTCGACTGGATCCCGCTGGTCATCTTTGTCCTGTGGGCTCTGAGCGGCCTGTTCGGCAACAAGAAGCGCAAGCAACGACGCGAGGAAGAGGCGGGGGAGATTCCCCCGCCTCGCCAGCGCACCGAACAGGTCGAACGCGGCGGCGCCAACACCGAGTTGCAGGAAGTCCTTCGTGAGATTGAGCGTGACCTGGGACTCGAGCCCGCGAAGCGCGCCCCGCGCGTGCCCGAGCCCCTGCCGGAAGAGCCGCGGGGCCCCTGGCATGCGGCACCCTCTCCCACGAAGGCCGGAGAACAGCGCTCCCGCGCGCTTCATCGCAGGGGGGCCATGCCCGAGCGCGAGAGGCACGTCGACCTTGAAGAGCGCGTGCACATTCACGACGAATCGTCGGCACACCTGCAGCGGCGCGAGTCACGCTCAAGGCTGACCAGCTCGCTGCTGGGCGATCTCACCGGCGGCGGAGCGAACCTTCAAAAGGCCATTCTGCTGCAGGAAATCCTCGGCCCGCCGGTCTCCCTGCGAGATCTCGACTAGGCGCCCGATACGCCCACAAGATTTCTGTATTGATTTCGAACGTCGGCAAGAAAGCGCTCGCGGGCCCCCTGTGAGCCAAGCGCGAATTCCTCCACGATCGGCAGGTCGGGCAGCGCCCGCTGCACTTCGCGCACAAAGAATCCGCTTGTCAGCTCCCCCGATTCTGCTCCGTTCACGATCAGCGAAGCGCTCCCCAGGGCGCAGCTCGGCGATTTGCTCTTGGTAATCAGACCGCAGACCCCTGCGTCCATCAGCGCCCGCGCCCGTCTTTGTGCGAACGCATCCATGGCTTGCGTCAGGTCCCGCCGGGACTCGACCCCCAACAGCCGCTGCTCGCCCGAGACGAGTTCGATCTCGATTGGCTCACGCGGGACGCCAAGACCCAGCTCCACCTCGGGGCACACGCTCACCCACGTAACGAACTGCCCCAGCCAGGCAAGCCACTGCCCGCCACGCTTGTGCCCGCCGTCATAGCGGACGCTCTCGCCCAGCAGGCAGGCCGAGATCGCCACCGGCGGGCGCACGCTTGCCCAGTTGATTGCCGCGCCGGAGAATTCGTCCACGCTTGCTAGCCCTTGAGCGCCGCGCGAAGGCAGGGTTCGAGTTCCGGGTATTTGAATTCGTATCCCGCCGCCTGAAGCGCGGCCGGGTAGATGCGGCTGCTGACCAACAGCATTTCGTTGGCCTTCTCGGCGCCGAAAGCGAGCTTCGCCAGCGGCCCCGGCATGGGGAAGATCGTCGGGCGACCCAGCACGCGGCCCAGCGTCTTGGTGAATTCGCGGTTCGTAACCGGCGAGGGGGCGGTCGCATTGGCGGGGCCCGAGAAGTCCTCATGGCTTACTGCGAAGCGGATCGCCCCGACCACGTCGTCCAGGCTCACCCAGGACATGTACTGCCTGCCCGAGGCAATGACGCCCCCGAGGCCCATCTTGAAGGGCGTCACCATCTTCGGCAGGGCCCCACCGGCCCGGTCCATCACCACGCCGATGCGCAGGTTCACCACCCGGATCCCCTTCTCTCGCGCCGGCGCGGTCTCAGCCTCCCAGGCCTGGCAGAGCTCGGCGAAGAAGCCCTTGCCCGCACCGCTGCCCTCCTCGAGGCGTTCTTCCCCGCGGTCGCCGTAATAGCCAATGGCCGAGGCGCTCACCCAGACTTTCGGCGGGTCTTTGAGTCCCGCGAGTGCTCCGGCCAGCAGCCGGGTGCCGTCGATGCGGCTCGACCACATCCGCTGCTTCTTGTCCTCGCTCCAGCGCCCTTCGCCTACATTGTCTCCGGCCAGGTGAACCACCGCATCAACGCCTTCGAGTTTATCGGCCTCGATCTCTCCGGTGACCGGATTCCAGTAAACGCCACTCGATTTTTCCGTTGCCTTCCGAACCATGGACACGACTTCCCAGCCATCGGCCGCGAACGATCCGGCCACGGCTGAACCGACCAGTCCGGATGCCCCTGTTATCGCGATTCGCTTGCTCATTTTCCCTCCTGATTCGGCAATCGCTTGCCGGTCAAACTAATGTTTATTTCAGAGGCGCGCCCCGACCGGCCCCACGCGAGCGGTTTTTCAGCCCACCGACCGGTGACTCATTTCCGATCCAGCTCCAAAAAGATTGTAACATCGGAAAGCCGCTTTTTTTGCCTGTTTCCGTGGCCCTATGCCCCCAAATCGCTGCACACCCAAGGTGTCTCACAATCGGACGCGATCCGCACTGCTCAATTCGCTACATTGGCATTTCCGACTAATTATTGAATCGTCTGAAATTCTTGACGATTTCCCAAGAACTATTACTGTTAGTCACCAATGCCGAGAGACATCAGCTCGCCGGGCATCATGCAACTGGATAGGATGGATAACTGGCATGAGACTCCACTTTGATCGTTCATGGTTTCAGCGAGCGCAAAAGACGCAGCGCCAGGTTGCCCAGGAAATCGGCATCGATGAAGCCTACCTGAGCAAAGTCGTGCGCGGCCAGATCGAACCTTCCGTGGGCAAGGCGATGCTCATCGCCCGCGCGCTGCAATGCTCGGTCGAAGAGCTCTACCAGACCGACGGCGCCACCACCAAGCGCACCCGCAAACGCACCGCCTGAATTCGCCCTCACGGGTGACACGTCTCCATAAGCTGTGGCATCCTAGGCTCCAACCCGGCGCACATCGCCGGGTGGGAGGACGTGCAAGCATGGCATCCACGCTGGAACTCTATCACTGGGAGATTTCTCCCTTCTGCGAGAAGGTTCGCAGGATTCTCGACTACAAGGG
This genomic interval carries:
- a CDS encoding NfeD family protein is translated as MPEGLLPIISLLVLAYLLLLAELFVPGGILGIIGFGLIVYAVTLAFEISTYWGVGTILFSLFVTIAGVVAFARSKTARRLMLSDTDGKTWKSSAEELPELLGKTGVTVSKLRPAGVADFGGVRVDVISDSEFLEAGTPIRVCLVEGNRVVVEAAEALAPEGETSATGGA
- the floA gene encoding flotillin-like protein FloA (flotillin-like protein involved in membrane lipid rafts); this translates as MAPALIGLFIGIFAFFFIFSYLIPLRLWLAAWFSGAYVPLSALIGMRFRRVPPKVVVEPRISAIKAGLQMPSSALEAHFLAGGNVYNVVNALISADKAGIKLTFERAAAIDLAGRDVLEAVKMSVNPKVITTPVVAAVAKDGIQLKAISRVTVRANIDRLVGGAGEETIMARVGEGIVTTIGSADSHKRVLENPDLISKRVLEKGLDSGTAFEILSIDIADVDVGKNIGAELQTDQAEADKKVAQAKAESRRAMAVAEEQEMKARAQEMKAKLIEAEAQVPLAMAEAFRSGNLGIMDYYRMKNVAADTSMRQSISDQSTKQTNKPEGE
- a CDS encoding DUF523 domain-containing protein, which encodes MDEFSGAAINWASVRPPVAISACLLGESVRYDGGHKRGGQWLAWLGQFVTWVSVCPEVELGLGVPREPIEIELVSGEQRLLGVESRRDLTQAMDAFAQRRARALMDAGVCGLITKSKSPSCALGSASLIVNGAESGELTSGFFVREVQRALPDLPIVEEFALGSQGARERFLADVRNQYRNLVGVSGA
- a CDS encoding TIGR01777 family oxidoreductase; translation: MSKRIAITGASGLVGSAVAGSFAADGWEVVSMVRKATEKSSGVYWNPVTGEIEADKLEGVDAVVHLAGDNVGEGRWSEDKKQRMWSSRIDGTRLLAGALAGLKDPPKVWVSASAIGYYGDRGEERLEEGSGAGKGFFAELCQAWEAETAPAREKGIRVVNLRIGVVMDRAGGALPKMVTPFKMGLGGVIASGRQYMSWVSLDDVVGAIRFAVSHEDFSGPANATAPSPVTNREFTKTLGRVLGRPTIFPMPGPLAKLAFGAEKANEMLLVSSRIYPAALQAAGYEFKYPELEPCLRAALKG
- a CDS encoding helix-turn-helix transcriptional regulator, yielding MRLHFDRSWFQRAQKTQRQVAQEIGIDEAYLSKVVRGQIEPSVGKAMLIARALQCSVEELYQTDGATTKRTRKRTA